TCGTCGGGGACGAACACGTCGTCGAAGAAGACCTCGTTGAACTCGGAGTTCCCCGTGGGCATCTTCAGGGGGCGGACGGTGACGCCGTCGTCCTCCATGTCGATCACCATGATGGTGATGCCCTCGTGCTTGGGCACGTCGGGGTTGGTGCGCACGGTGGCGAAGCCGTAGCGGGACAGGTGGGCGCCGCTGGTCCAGACCTTCTGGCCGTTGACCAGCCAGCCGCCGTCGACCCGGGTGGCCTTGGTCTTCACGCCGGCGGCGTCCGAGCCGGCGTCGGGCTCGCTGAAGAGCTGGCACCAAATGACCTCCTGGCGCAGTGTCTGGGGGACCCACCGCTGGATCTGGTCGTCGGTGGCGTGCTGGATGATGGTGAGGATCACCCAGCCGGTGATGCCGTAGGCCGGGCGGGTGATGCCCGCCGCCCCCAGCTCCTGCTCGATGACGAGCTGCTCGACGGCACCGGCGTCGCGGCCGAACGGCGCGGGCCAGTGGGGCATCACGTAGCCCGTCTCGATGAGGGCGTCGCGTTGGGCGTCGGCGTCGAGGCCCTTGATGCCCTCGGCGAAGGCGCGCACCTCGTCACGGAAGGCCTCGGCCTCGGGGGGCAGGTCCACCGAGCGGGTGAGGGTGGCGCCGTCGCGGGCGAGGTCGGTGGTGGCCGTGGCGGCCGCCTCGCCGGGGAGGATGGCGGCCATGGCGGTGGCGCGGCGCAGGTAGAGGTGGGCGTCGTGCTCCCAGGTGAAGCCGATGCCGCCGTGCACCTGGATGTTGAGGTTGGCGCACAGGTCGGCGGCCGGGATGGCGAGGGTGGCGGCGATGGCGGCGGCGTAGGCGCGGGCCTGCGGGTCGGCCCCGGGGCCGCAGAGGCGGGAGGCGTCCCACACGGCGGCCGTCGAGAGCTCGGTGGCGACGGCCATGTTGGCGCAGTGGTGCTTCACGCCCTGGAACATGGCGATGGGGCGGCCGAACTGCTGGCGCTCCTTGGCGTACTCGGCGGCCATGAGGGTGCAGGCCCGGGCGATGCCGGTGGCTTCGGCGGCGAGGACCACCCGGGCCAGGTCCACGAGCAGCGCGGCGGCGCCGGCCAGCACGGTGGCGGGCACGCCGTCGAGGCTGATGCGCACGCTGTGGCGGGTGGGGTCGAGGTTGGCGGGGTCCTCGACGGACACCCCGGCGACCCGGGCGCCGTCGCCGCCGGTCAGCTCGACCACGGCCACGTCGTCGCCCACCGCGACCAGCAGGACGTCGGCGAGGCCGCCGCCCAGCACGACGCCGGCTGACCCGGACGCGGTACCGCCGTCCACGGTCACGTCGCCGCCGAGGGCGAAGGCCCCGGTGCGGGTGCCCTCGGCGAGGCCGGGCAGCAGGCGCGCCGCGCTCTCGTCGGGCAGGGCGCCCGCGAGCACCGCGCTGGCCACGACCGTGGGCACGAAGGGCCCGGGGGCGAGGGCGGCGCCGAGCTCCTCGACGACCACCAGCAGCTCGGGAAGGCCGAAGCCCGAGCCGCCGTGCTCCTCGGGGACGTGCAGGCCGGGCCAGCCCAACTGGCAGAGATCGTCCCAGAACGAGGGGCGGGTCTCGTCGGCCCCTTCGAGCAGGGCTCGGCCGGCGGCCAGCGAGCCGTGCTTGGCCAGGAAGTCGGCGGCGGTGTCGGCGAGGGCGCGGTGGTCGGCGGTGATGGCGATCGGCATGACCGCCAGTCTCGCCGCTCCCGCCGGCGCCGTCGTCATCGAGCGGCGACCCCACGGCGCCGGACACCCCTGCCGCCGTTGCGGTACCTACCTGGCTACGCCTGTGTAGCCAACTCGATACCAGAACGAGGACTCTCGCCGCCGGGGCGGCGCCCCGCTGGTCAGCCGCTGGTCGAGCCGACCTCGATGTCGATCAGGTTGTCCTCGTCGCAGTCGAAGCCCTCGTCCGGGGCATAGCGCACGAAGGCGCCGTCCTGGACCTGGAGGATCATCGAGCAGTGGGTGGGGGTGTTGGTCGACGGGTCGGTCGGGGCGTGGAGGCCGCCGCCGGTCCACTCGGTGACCGAGCCGGCCGTGGCGAGCACGCAGGTGCGGGTGAGGGTGCCGGCGTCGTCGCACTGGCGGGCGGCGTCGGCGAAGAGCAGCCATGCCGACACGCTCTGGGCGCCCAGGAGGGCCACCTTGCCGTCGACGGCCTCGATCATGTCGAGGTACTGCTGGGTGGCGGCGTTCTCGCCGGCCTCCTCGAAGGGCACGTAGACGGCACGCACGAAGGTGCCTTCGGCCGCCTCGCCGGCGGCGGCGAGGTACTCGGCGTCGTAGTGGTTGGCCTCCTGGAAGGTGACCTCGGGCTGGTAGCCGATCTCGACCATGGCCTGTTGCAGGAGGGCCAGGTTCTGCGGCTCGCCCACGAAGTAGACCCACTGCACGCCGTCGTCCTCGAGCGCGCTGGCGATGGGTCCCCAGTTGGCCTCTCCCAACAGGTTGTAGGTGAGCTCGGTCACCACGGTGCCGCCCTCGGCCTCGATGGCCTGGCGGCCCTTGTCGGCCTGGAGGCGCAGCGTCTCGAAGTCGCCGTAGAGGATCCCGACGTGCTGGAAGGCCTCGGGGTGCTCCTCGGCGAGGGTCTGCAGGCCGCCGACCTCATAGGTGTCGGAGGTGTTGGGCACCGCCTGCACGACCCGTGACTCCTCGACCACGTCGGGCCCGACCGTCCCGGACTTCTCCGGCGTGACCGCGAAGCCGGCCACGTCGATGAGGCCGCAGGCCGCGCCGGTGGTGGCCCACAGGTTGTCCTGCACCGCGCCGCCGCCGACCATGGCGAACTCCTGGTCGCAGGCCTCGGTCATCTTCGTCTGGTAGTTCTGGATCGCGGCGTCGTACTCGGTGAGCTGGAGCTCGCGCCCGTTGATGCCGCCCTGGTCGTTGCACCAGGCCACGAACGCCTGGCCGGCATCGAAGATCTCCTGGTTCAGGCCCGGCGAGCCCGAGAAGCCGGGGTCGGCGACGGTGCCCACGGCGATGGCGTCGTCGGTGATGCCCTGGGCGTCGCCCTCGGGGGCGTCGGAGGGGTCGGCCGCCGTGGTGGCGGTGCCGTCCGACGCCGCGTCGGCGGACGCCGGCCCGCAGGGGGACGCCATGTTGCCGAAGGTCACGCCTTCCGCCTCACCGCCGCCGGCGGCGGCCGTCGCCGTGGCGTCGCTGCTCGTGTCGGTCCCTCCGGACGCGTCCTCGCCGCGTGACGAGCACGCGGCGCCCAGGAGGGCGAGGGCGGCGAACAGGACGACGAACAGCGAACGGCGGTGAGTCACGGCGGTGGAGCCTAGAGCCGGTTGGTGAACGTCGTATACCTCGGGTATGCGAGTGGACACACGTGTACACCGCTCGTGCACGACTCGGATGGCCACCCAGGTCCGCAGGAGCGGCGCCTGCGGACCCGGGCTCAACCCACCGAGGCAGGCGGCGCGCCGGCCAGCTGTCGGACCGTCGCGAGCTCGACGGGCAGCGACCGCCCACGAGCGAGCAGGACAGCGAACCGGTCGCCGACCCGAGTTTCCAGTGCGGCGCGCTGGACCGCGTGCGGGAACGCCGCCATCGGGTGCAGGGGTGCGCCCAGTGCGTCACACCATTCGTCCACCAGGCCGCTGAGGACCACCGCCTGCTCGTCCTCGCCGCTCAAGGCGAGCGCGTCCGCGATCCGTGCGGTCCGGGCGGCGGCGTGGACGACCGAGTCCACCTCGAGGAAGGCCTCCAGGGCTTCGAGGGACAGCGCCACGGCGTCGTTCGGACGGCCCCGATCGAGGGCCAGGTCGGCGCGTCCTGACGCGACCATGGCCCGCGTCCAGGTACCCGATCTCCCGATGAGGGCCTCGGCCCGGGCGAGGTGCTCCTCCGCCGTGTCGAGGTCGCCGGTCAGGCGCGCGAGGGTGGCCGCCCGCAGCCCGGTGAGGATGATCCACTCCCTTCCCGCTGCGTCCGCTGTCGTCGTGCAGCGCTCGGTCAACTCGGCCGCTGCTGCGATGTCACCGGCGCTGAGCGCGAGGAGCTGCTCGATGCCGAGCGCCTCGGCGAGCCAGGTGGCGTCGCCTGCCTCGGCGGCTCCCGCCACGGCCTGTCGGATGAAGGCGACGGCGCCATCGAGGTCCGCCGCCTCCCAGCGGGCGACCGCCGCGTAGTAGGCGGCGCGGTAGTGGTCGGCCGGAGGGTCGTCTGGGTGGAGGCTCTGGTGGGCCAGCGTGCTCCAGCGCAGCAGATCGGTCACCTGCCCACGGAAGTACCAGAGGGGGCCCATGGCCAGGAGGAGCCGCCGGCCGGTACGGGGGTCCCCACCAGGCCCGAAGCACCAGGCCAGTGCGGTGAGGGCGTCGGGCTCGATGAGCGCGAGCGCGTCGATGTCACGACGTTCCGGCCAGGCATCGATGCCAGGGGACTCGGCCGTCGCTCGATCGGCGACGACCCTGGCGTGACGCGCGCTGAGCTCGGCGTCCTCGCCTTCGTCGACCTGCCGGTCACGAGCGAACTGGCGCACGACCATCAGGAGGTCGTAGCGGCGGGTACGGCCGGCCGCGGGCAGCGTGGCGCGCACGAGGCCCTGGCGCACCAATTCCTGGAGGGCATCCTCGGATCGGCGCTCCTCTCCGGCCAGCGAGGCGAGGAGGGCGGCGTCGAAGCTCGCGGAGAGCGTCCCGGCCACCCGGAGCAGGTGCCGGCACGGAGGGTCGAGGAGGTCGTAGCTCCAGCCGATCGAGCCGGCCGCTGACCCCAGGCGGACGTCTCGGCCCCGGCCGGCGCCGAGGAGCACGCCGCCGCCTCCGTGCAGCCGCTCGACGAGCTCGGTCGGTGTGTGGTCGCGCAGGCGTCGGGCGGCCAGCTCGATGGCGAGCGGCAGGCCGTCGAGCAGGCGACAGAGCTCGACCGCGGCCGGATCGTCGGCGACGCCGGCCAGGCGCGGGTCGACCGCCGAGGCCCGCTCGCCGAGGAGGGCGAGCGCGGGCGGCGCGGCCTCGGGCTCGATCGGGGCTTCGTTGCCGGGCGCGGCGGTGGCAGGGAGCGGGTCGACGGCCAGCGGGTCGAGGGGGAGGCAGTGCTCGCCGTACAGGTCGAGCGGTGTGCGGCTGGTCACGAGGCAGGTCAGGTCCGGGCATCCTTCGAGCAGCACGGCGACGTGGTCCGCGGCATCGAGCACGTGCTCGAAGTTGTCGAGGACCAACAGCGTCGGCGTCCGCCGCAGGGCGTGGGTGGCCAGGGTCGACACGTCGACCGTCGCCGCCGAGGGCGTCGCCACCGTGGCCGCCAGGCGAGCGGAGAACTCGTCGGGACCGCGGATGACGCTGAGGTCCACGAACACCGGAGGCACGTCGAACTTGCGGAGGGCCCGCTCGGCGACCTCGACCGCGAACCGCGTCTTGCCCACCCCCGGTGGCCCGACGACCGTGAGCAGGCGCGCCGGGCCACCGGCGACGGCCAGGCGGTCGAGCGCGTCGGCGATCTCGGCCTCACGTCCGACGATGCGATGCGGAGGGGCCGGGAGGTCGCCTCCGGGGCCGAACACGTCGCCGGCGGCCGGCGTCGTCAGGCGGGCCGGTGACACGACGGCACGGGCGGCGGCGACGAATCGGTCGGCCGACTCGCCGTCGAGCTCGAGGGCCTCGGCGAGGCGCTCGGCCATCACCTTGGACGGCCGGCGCTCGTCCCCCTCGATCTTGCGCACGGTGATGGGTGCACACGCGACGCGTCGGGCCAGTTCGGCCTGCGTGAGGTCGAGGGTGACGCGCCGGCGCCGCACCCACGCTCCGAAGCTCGCCGTCTCCACCCGGACCTCCCGCGGTATCCGCGCAGACCGTAGCCCTGTATCGCCGTTGGTATCGCCCGTGGATACCAACGGGCCCGTCGCCGGTGGTCCCCTGAGCGTCGTCGCCCGACAACCGGGCCCGATCCCAGGAGGGAACCCATGAGCCAACGCATCGGTGCCGCTGCCGGCATCCTCTTCATCGTCCTCAGCTTCGCCACGCTGGGACTGGCGCCGCCGCCCCCCGGTCTCGACGCGACGCCGGCGGAGGTCGTCGAGCACTTCGCCGACAACACGGGGGGGCTCCAGGCCATGAGCCTGCTCTTCGCCTTGGCCATCGCCGCCGCCACCGTGTGGTTCGGCGCGGTCCGCGCCCACGTGTGGACGGGCGGGGACTCCGCGCCGTGGGCCCCGGTCGCGACGGTGGGCATGGCGGTGGTCGCCGTCTCCTGGCTGCTGATCGGCGCGATCGTGAGCGCGACGGCGCTCCAGCTCGAGGACCTCGACCCGGGGACCGTCCTCTTCGCCGGCACGCTGACGGACATGGCGAACTTCGCCAGCCAGCTCGGCATCGCACTGCTGGCCCTCGGGGTGAGCGCCGGTGCCCGCGAGCGACGGTCCCTCCCGACCTGGCTCGTGGTGGTCGGCGCCGTGATGGCCGCGATCTCCCTGCTCTCCACCGCCGGCTTCGCCACGGACGCGGCGTGGGTGGAGGCCACCCTCTACGCCTCCTGGCTGCCCTTCGTCGTGTGGTTCGTCGGCGTGTCAGTCGTGATGTGGCGGGCGGCGCCCGCTGAGGTGTCTGCCGCGGCCTGACGCGCGCCGGGGTCGGCGCCTTCCGGGTACTCCCCTCTGTTCTGGACCGCACGGGGGAGTACCCGGAACGAGGCGTTGCGCCAGCCGGGGCGCTGCGTACGGCACCTACCATCCGGGGGTGGGCACCCGCGCGATCCGCACGATCACCGAGCCGGCGCGGGAGGTGCCGGTCGTCGCCGAGGCCGACGTCGTCGTGGTGGGGTCCGGGCCGGGCGGGCTGTCCGCCGCGCTGGCCGCCGCCCGTGCCGGCGCCGACGTCGCCCTGGTCGAGCGCTTCGGCTGCTTCGGGGGCAACATCACCGCCGTCGGGGTCGAGGGGTTCGCCTGGTACCGCCACGAGCGCACGG
The genomic region above belongs to Acidimicrobiales bacterium and contains:
- a CDS encoding acyl-CoA dehydrogenase, with protein sequence MPIAITADHRALADTAADFLAKHGSLAAGRALLEGADETRPSFWDDLCQLGWPGLHVPEEHGGSGFGLPELLVVVEELGAALAPGPFVPTVVASAVLAGALPDESAARLLPGLAEGTRTGAFALGGDVTVDGGTASGSAGVVLGGGLADVLLVAVGDDVAVVELTGGDGARVAGVSVEDPANLDPTRHSVRISLDGVPATVLAGAAALLVDLARVVLAAEATGIARACTLMAAEYAKERQQFGRPIAMFQGVKHHCANMAVATELSTAAVWDASRLCGPGADPQARAYAAAIAATLAIPAADLCANLNIQVHGGIGFTWEHDAHLYLRRATAMAAILPGEAAATATTDLARDGATLTRSVDLPPEAEAFRDEVRAFAEGIKGLDADAQRDALIETGYVMPHWPAPFGRDAGAVEQLVIEQELGAAGITRPAYGITGWVILTIIQHATDDQIQRWVPQTLRQEVIWCQLFSEPDAGSDAAGVKTKATRVDGGWLVNGQKVWTSGAHLSRYGFATVRTNPDVPKHEGITIMVIDMEDDGVTVRPLKMPTGNSEFNEVFFDDVFVPDDDVVGPIDGGWTVARATLGNESVSIGGGQGGMMMPGTGFLPGYDAHPERLAGGSVRIGRYLAQYEAIAALNLRSAHRAVEGGGEPGPEGAITKLVLSEIGHEAAAMLSELAGPEAAFLEGEGAMSGMLVLLHRAMSIAGGTSEIKRNQIGERILGLPRDPLIK
- a CDS encoding ABC transporter substrate-binding protein; the encoded protein is MTHRRSLFVVLFAALALLGAACSSRGEDASGGTDTSSDATATAAAGGGEAEGVTFGNMASPCGPASADAASDGTATTAADPSDAPEGDAQGITDDAIAVGTVADPGFSGSPGLNQEIFDAGQAFVAWCNDQGGINGRELQLTEYDAAIQNYQTKMTEACDQEFAMVGGGAVQDNLWATTGAACGLIDVAGFAVTPEKSGTVGPDVVEESRVVQAVPNTSDTYEVGGLQTLAEEHPEAFQHVGILYGDFETLRLQADKGRQAIEAEGGTVVTELTYNLLGEANWGPIASALEDDGVQWVYFVGEPQNLALLQQAMVEIGYQPEVTFQEANHYDAEYLAAAGEAAEGTFVRAVYVPFEEAGENAATQQYLDMIEAVDGKVALLGAQSVSAWLLFADAARQCDDAGTLTRTCVLATAGSVTEWTGGGLHAPTDPSTNTPTHCSMILQVQDGAFVRYAPDEGFDCDEDNLIDIEVGSTSG
- a CDS encoding AAA family ATPase, which encodes METASFGAWVRRRRVTLDLTQAELARRVACAPITVRKIEGDERRPSKVMAERLAEALELDGESADRFVAAARAVVSPARLTTPAAGDVFGPGGDLPAPPHRIVGREAEIADALDRLAVAGGPARLLTVVGPPGVGKTRFAVEVAERALRKFDVPPVFVDLSVIRGPDEFSARLAATVATPSAATVDVSTLATHALRRTPTLLVLDNFEHVLDAADHVAVLLEGCPDLTCLVTSRTPLDLYGEHCLPLDPLAVDPLPATAAPGNEAPIEPEAAPPALALLGERASAVDPRLAGVADDPAAVELCRLLDGLPLAIELAARRLRDHTPTELVERLHGGGGVLLGAGRGRDVRLGSAAGSIGWSYDLLDPPCRHLLRVAGTLSASFDAALLASLAGEERRSEDALQELVRQGLVRATLPAAGRTRRYDLLMVVRQFARDRQVDEGEDAELSARHARVVADRATAESPGIDAWPERRDIDALALIEPDALTALAWCFGPGGDPRTGRRLLLAMGPLWYFRGQVTDLLRWSTLAHQSLHPDDPPADHYRAAYYAAVARWEAADLDGAVAFIRQAVAGAAEAGDATWLAEALGIEQLLALSAGDIAAAAELTERCTTTADAAGREWIILTGLRAATLARLTGDLDTAEEHLARAEALIGRSGTWTRAMVASGRADLALDRGRPNDAVALSLEALEAFLEVDSVVHAAARTARIADALALSGEDEQAVVLSGLVDEWCDALGAPLHPMAAFPHAVQRAALETRVGDRFAVLLARGRSLPVELATVRQLAGAPPASVG